Proteins encoded together in one Streptomyces sp. TLI_171 window:
- a CDS encoding LacI family DNA-binding transcriptional regulator, translating into MPVTISDVARQAGVSKTTVSRVLNAGADVDAATAARVREVIAALGYVPRLGAVQLARGRSRTVAMFAPSVTWPWMGEVLQGVADTVEAAGYALMLFTSGGGPASMAHFTAQVSARVCDGLLAIVPERCLPAVAELARRGTPVVLIDDHGHRRPALPSVGTTNRAGGAQAGAHLRAVGRSRPLVITGPPRFGCVGQRLEGFREQLPPTLVLEGEFTERTGRDAVEHALAQGVDFDAVFAHNDQIAAGALRALRAAGRTVPDDVAVVGFDDLPMARSTDPALTTVRQPMREMGGAAASLLLAGLGGTPLPDGSLVIPTDLVVRDSA; encoded by the coding sequence GCGCGGACGTCGACGCGGCGACCGCCGCCCGCGTTCGAGAAGTGATCGCTGCGCTCGGCTATGTGCCGCGCCTCGGCGCGGTCCAGCTGGCCCGGGGCAGGAGTCGGACCGTCGCGATGTTCGCCCCTTCGGTCACCTGGCCGTGGATGGGCGAGGTCCTCCAGGGCGTCGCCGACACCGTCGAGGCGGCCGGCTACGCGCTGATGCTCTTCACCTCCGGCGGGGGTCCCGCCTCGATGGCGCACTTCACGGCGCAGGTCTCGGCCCGGGTCTGCGACGGTCTGCTGGCGATCGTGCCCGAGCGCTGCCTGCCCGCCGTGGCGGAGCTGGCCCGGCGCGGCACGCCTGTCGTCCTGATCGACGACCACGGCCACCGTCGGCCCGCCCTGCCCTCCGTCGGGACCACCAACCGGGCCGGCGGCGCCCAGGCCGGTGCCCACCTGCGCGCCGTGGGCCGCAGCCGGCCGCTGGTGATCACCGGTCCGCCGCGGTTCGGCTGCGTGGGGCAGCGGTTGGAGGGCTTCCGGGAGCAGCTCCCGCCCACCCTGGTGCTGGAGGGCGAGTTCACCGAACGCACCGGACGCGACGCCGTCGAGCACGCCCTCGCGCAGGGGGTGGACTTCGACGCGGTCTTCGCGCACAACGACCAGATCGCGGCCGGCGCCCTGCGCGCGCTGCGGGCCGCCGGTCGCACCGTCCCCGACGATGTCGCCGTCGTCGGCTTCGACGACCTGCCGATGGCCCGGAGCACCGACCCGGCGCTCACCACGGTGCGTCAGCCGATGCGGGAGATGGGCGGTGCGGCCGCCAGCCTGCTGCTGGCCGGGCTCGGCGGCACACCGCTGCCGGACGGCTCCCTCGTCATCCCCACCGACCTGGTGGTCCGCGACTCGGCCTGA